Proteins encoded within one genomic window of Meriones unguiculatus strain TT.TT164.6M chromosome 20, Bangor_MerUng_6.1, whole genome shotgun sequence:
- the Hddc2 gene encoding 5'-deoxynucleotidase HDDC2: MASASSGRGAGLLRFLRLVGQLKRVPRTGWVYRNVEKPESVSDHMYRMAVMAMVTRDERLNKDRCIRLALVHDMAECIVGDIAPADNIPKEEKHRREEEAMKEITQLLPEDLRKELYELWEEYETQSSEEARFVKQLDQCEMILQASEYEHLENKPGRLQDFYDSTAGKFSHPEIVELVSELEAERNASMAVASTEPGP, translated from the exons ATGGCTTCGGCCTCTTCTGGCCGCGGGGCCGGGCTGTTGCGTTTCCTGCGGCTGGTCGGGCAGCTCAAG AGAGTCCCACGGACTGGCTGGGTATACCGAAATGTGGAAAAGCCAGAAAGCGTGTCAGATCACATGTACCGAATGGCAGTTATGGCCATGGTGACCAGAGACGAGCGCCTTAACAAGGATCG ATGTATACGCCTAGCCCTGGTTCATGATATGGCAGAATGCATCGTTGGGGACATAGCACCAGCAGATAACATCCCCAAGGAAGAAAAGCATAGACGAGAAGAG GAGGCTATGAAAGAGATTACCCAGCTGCTGCCAGAGGACCTCCGGAAGGAGCTCTATGAACTCTGGGAA GAGTATGAGACCCAATCTAGCGAAGAGGCCAGATTCGTGAAGCAGTTGGACCAGTGTGAAATGATCCTTCAGGCATCAGAATATGAACACCTGGAGAATAAGCCCGGGCGGCTTCAAGACTTCTATGATTCCACAGCAG GAAAATTCAGCCATCCTGAGATAGTCGAGCTTGTTTCGGAGCTGGAGGCCGAGAGGAACGCCAGCATGGCCGTAGCCTCCACAGAGCCAGGCCCCTGA